One window of Terriglobia bacterium genomic DNA carries:
- a CDS encoding serine/threonine-protein kinase → MTDGFDPASWAAVSALFDELTQLSEVDRGSWLEALRGRDPTGHAKLLRLLDADAAAAAAEFLGSPAVARAVEHAGSPTHEGSAADPTGDAEGSVGSRTIGPYRLLRLIGEGGMGEVWLAEQVAPVRRRVALKLVKAGMDTREVIARFEAERQALAVMEHPAVAKVFDAGETPSGRPYFVMEYVPGEPINAYCDRQQLTPAERIALFVEVCDGVQHAHQKGIIHRDLKPSNILVETREDKPLPRIIDFGIAKAAALRLTDRSLLTELGAMIGTPEYMSPEQAGVSSLDVDTRTDVYSLGVILYELLVGALPLDSATLRGAAFDEIRRLIREVDPPRPSERATGPGPATLESAKNRRTEPGRLAGLLRGDLDWITMKALDKDRARRYASPSELAEDLERHLRNLPVSAGPPSLAYRARKFVRRHRLGTAAAALIALSVVAGTIGTSLALVRARRAEAVARQEAEAARQVSDFMRGLFRVSDPGVSRGARPTAREILDRGAARIDRDLASQPAVRARLLGVLAGVYQNLGEFEPAERLFEEALTVRRSALPDDKAGLAALLDQLAWLYYLRNEFGKARPPAREALAIQEAMPARDDHVYANTLHTLASILDKSGDHAQAVVYFERALEVRQKAFGPESVEVARSLNSLAIVRQSLGDLASARAYYERALAIAPKTIGEDHPHAITWLNNLGTLLYDMGAFEESRKVHARCLALRERVFGPDHPDVAQSLENLGASDLELKEPRKAIPLCRRAAEIFRKAYGDDNLDMMDALQCVGDSLAASGAGREAEPIFDRIIRTSQAQPGNGDSRLGYALLSLGQLETQQRRLGEARRTLDRAVALREKTDGKASVSYAECMAAEAQLLAAEGRPEAAAALYEEAVKAQSAVQGESHPHVLAVLAAWAEVLERAGKRDEALRLEARIRAAQPARH, encoded by the coding sequence GTGACTGACGGCTTCGACCCTGCGAGCTGGGCCGCCGTCTCGGCGCTGTTCGACGAGCTGACGCAGCTCTCGGAGGTGGACCGCGGGTCTTGGCTCGAGGCGCTTCGCGGGCGCGACCCCACGGGGCACGCGAAGCTGCTTCGGCTGCTCGACGCGGACGCCGCGGCGGCGGCCGCCGAGTTCCTCGGGTCCCCCGCGGTCGCCCGTGCGGTCGAGCATGCCGGCTCGCCGACGCACGAAGGAAGCGCGGCGGACCCAACGGGCGACGCGGAGGGCTCGGTCGGCAGCAGGACGATCGGCCCGTACCGTCTCCTCCGGCTGATCGGAGAAGGGGGCATGGGCGAGGTGTGGCTCGCCGAGCAGGTCGCGCCGGTCCGGCGCCGCGTCGCGCTGAAGCTCGTCAAGGCCGGCATGGACACCCGCGAGGTGATCGCGCGGTTCGAGGCCGAGCGGCAGGCGCTCGCGGTGATGGAGCATCCCGCGGTCGCCAAGGTCTTCGACGCGGGCGAGACGCCTTCCGGCCGGCCGTACTTCGTCATGGAGTACGTCCCGGGGGAGCCGATCAATGCCTATTGCGACCGTCAGCAGCTCACCCCTGCCGAGCGCATCGCGCTGTTCGTCGAGGTCTGTGACGGCGTCCAGCACGCCCATCAGAAGGGGATCATCCATCGCGATCTGAAGCCGTCGAACATCCTGGTCGAGACGCGCGAGGACAAGCCGCTGCCGCGGATCATCGACTTCGGCATCGCCAAGGCGGCCGCCCTGCGCCTCACGGACAGGTCGCTCCTGACCGAGCTGGGCGCCATGATCGGCACGCCCGAGTACATGAGCCCGGAGCAGGCGGGGGTCTCGAGCCTCGACGTCGACACGCGCACCGATGTGTATTCGCTCGGGGTGATCCTCTACGAGCTGCTCGTCGGCGCGCTGCCCCTCGACTCCGCGACGCTGCGCGGCGCCGCGTTCGACGAGATTCGCCGCCTGATCCGCGAAGTCGATCCGCCACGCCCGAGCGAACGCGCGACCGGGCCGGGGCCCGCGACGCTGGAGTCGGCGAAGAACCGGAGGACGGAGCCCGGACGCCTGGCGGGGCTGCTCCGCGGCGACTTGGACTGGATCACCATGAAAGCGCTGGACAAGGACCGTGCCCGGCGCTATGCCTCGCCCTCGGAGCTGGCCGAGGACCTCGAGCGCCACCTTCGGAACCTGCCGGTCAGCGCGGGTCCGCCGAGCCTCGCGTATCGCGCGAGGAAGTTCGTGCGGAGGCACCGGCTCGGCACGGCGGCCGCCGCCCTGATCGCGCTCTCCGTCGTCGCCGGCACCATCGGCACGTCGCTCGCGCTCGTGCGCGCCCGGCGAGCCGAGGCGGTCGCGCGCCAGGAAGCGGAGGCCGCCCGGCAGGTCTCCGACTTCATGCGCGGCCTCTTCCGCGTGTCCGATCCGGGGGTGTCGCGCGGCGCCAGGCCGACGGCGCGCGAGATCCTGGACCGCGGCGCCGCGCGCATCGACAGGGACCTGGCATCCCAGCCGGCCGTGCGGGCGCGGCTGCTCGGCGTCCTGGCGGGCGTCTACCAGAATCTCGGGGAGTTCGAGCCGGCGGAGCGACTCTTCGAGGAGGCGCTGACGGTGCGGCGGTCGGCGCTCCCGGACGACAAGGCAGGGCTGGCCGCGCTCCTCGACCAGCTCGCGTGGCTCTACTATCTCCGGAACGAGTTCGGCAAGGCGCGTCCGCCGGCCCGCGAAGCGCTGGCAATCCAGGAGGCGATGCCGGCAAGGGACGATCACGTCTACGCGAACACGCTGCACACGCTGGCGTCGATCCTCGACAAGAGCGGGGATCACGCCCAGGCCGTCGTGTACTTCGAGCGCGCGCTTGAGGTGCGGCAAAAGGCCTTCGGCCCGGAGAGCGTCGAGGTCGCGCGGAGCCTGAACAGCCTCGCCATCGTGCGCCAGTCCCTGGGCGACCTCGCGAGCGCCCGCGCCTACTACGAACGCGCCCTCGCCATCGCTCCGAAGACGATCGGCGAGGACCATCCTCACGCCATCACGTGGCTCAACAACCTCGGCACCTTGCTGTACGACATGGGCGCCTTCGAGGAATCCCGCAAGGTGCACGCGCGATGCCTGGCGCTGCGCGAGCGAGTCTTCGGCCCGGATCATCCGGACGTGGCGCAGTCGCTCGAGAATCTCGGCGCCTCAGACCTCGAGCTGAAAGAGCCGCGGAAGGCGATTCCGCTCTGCCGGCGCGCGGCGGAGATCTTCCGCAAGGCGTACGGCGACGACAACCTGGACATGATGGACGCCCTCCAGTGCGTCGGGGACTCCCTCGCGGCCTCTGGCGCGGGGCGGGAGGCGGAGCCGATCTTCGACCGCATCATCCGGACGAGCCAGGCGCAGCCCGGAAACGGCGACAGCCGGCTCGGGTACGCCCTTCTGAGCCTCGGCCAACTCGAGACGCAGCAGCGCCGGCTCGGCGAGGCGCGCCGGACCCTCGACCGCGCCGTCGCGCTCCGGGAGAAGACCGACGGCAAGGCCAGCGTCTCGTATGCCGAGTGCATGGCGGCCGAGGCGCAGCTCCTCGCCGCGGAAGGACGTCCCGAGGCCGCCGCCGCCCTCTACGAAGAGGCCGTCAAGGCCCAGAGCGCGGTTCAGGGCGAGTCGCACCCCCACGTCCTGGCCGTCCTGGCCGCCTGGGCCGAGGTCCTCGAAAGGGCCGGCAAGCGCGACGAAGCCCTCCGCCTTGAAGCCCGGATTCGAGCGGCTCAACCGGCCAGGCACTGA
- a CDS encoding nucleotidyltransferase domain-containing protein: protein MSTTSRSPREQREPAAVLFGQTRRRVLGWLLGHPDEAFYLRQIVRQTGAAQGAVQRELNALTSAGIIRRTVEGRQVYFQANRESPIFPELRSLFLKTAGAVDVLREALAPLADRIATAFIFGSAARGELRSDSDIDLLVVGDAPFAAVAAALTEAQGRLGRDVNPTVYPSDEFSAKIRGGHHFLTSVLGEPHVFVIGGSDELGGLGAERLADGTPHERKRSSRPARGRGARSRR from the coding sequence ATGAGTACGACGTCACGTTCGCCTCGAGAGCAGCGAGAGCCCGCGGCAGTGCTGTTCGGCCAGACGCGCCGCCGCGTCTTGGGTTGGCTGCTCGGGCACCCGGACGAAGCGTTCTACCTGCGCCAGATCGTTCGGCAAACGGGCGCGGCACAGGGCGCCGTACAGCGCGAACTGAACGCACTCACGAGCGCGGGCATCATCCGACGGACGGTGGAAGGGCGACAGGTCTATTTCCAGGCGAATCGCGAGTCGCCGATCTTTCCCGAGCTGCGGTCGCTATTCCTGAAAACCGCGGGAGCCGTCGATGTACTGCGCGAGGCGCTGGCGCCGCTCGCCGACCGCATCGCCACCGCATTCATCTTTGGGTCCGCAGCCCGCGGGGAACTGCGCAGCGATAGCGACATCGACCTGCTCGTCGTCGGGGATGCGCCGTTCGCGGCGGTCGCCGCCGCCCTGACGGAGGCGCAAGGGCGGCTTGGGCGGGACGTCAACCCGACGGTTTACCCGTCGGATGAATTCAGCGCGAAAATCCGCGGCGGCCACCACTTCTTGACGAGCGTCCTCGGAGAACCTCACGTGTTCGTCATCGGAGGTTCGGATGAGCTTGGCGGACTGGGAGCGGAACGGCTGGCTGACGGCACACCGCACGAGCGGAAACGAAGTTCGCGACCTGCTCGCGGTCGTGGAGCGCGATCTCGCCGATAG